The DNA segment ATGTTTTGTTGTAACGATATTCTCTATAATATTGTTCAGCCACTGTTAATTGTTGATGGAATTCAATATTTTCTTTTCTATATCTGTTTGCATAACGGATGAGCTTTTCGATTAATTCTATATCTGTAAGTATATTATTAACTTCAGATGAGTAAATATCTAGTGACTCTTCTGCTTCTGCAACTGCACGTTTTAACAAATCAATATTAATAGGTTCTTTTTTCAGTTCTTCCAAAGCATATCTATAACTATCTGTAACATCTTTATAAAGAACAATAAATCTATCACTGAAACCAGGAACTCGAGAGTTATCTAATTTACGTTTAATTACTTCTTTTTCTTGATTAATAAATATTAATTTTTCTCTTGCAATACTTTCTTCTTCACGTAAACTTGTTAAATATCTAGAGTAATTTGTTTGGTCTTCTTCGATTTTTTCTAATCCTTGCTCTAATAATTCAACTTTATCTTTAAGATCTTTATAATTTAATTTTGGTTGATTATTAATATAGACATCTATATCATGTTTAAGATCTAACAATTCGCTTAATTCATCATAATAATTAGCTACCATTTCTTCATCTTTTTGATAGATTTGATATCTAGTTTTAATTTCCTGAATATTATTATAAAGGGCTTCATTTAATTTATCTTGTAAATCAAGTTTATTAGTAATTTCACGATAGTTTTCTTCTATATATCTCTTATAATCAAGCTCTTTTTTAAGGTCGTTAGAAACTTCATCAATAACATCATAAATACCATCTAAAATATTTTCTATTAGATCAATATCACCTAATTTAACTTTTTCACGGGCATCATTTAATTGCCAAACAATACTTTCAATTTTACTAGATATTTCTAAATGCGTAAGCTTGAAACCTTTTTTCTCCATTTCCTCAACTTTAAGTCTTAATGACTGTATTTGAGTTGGACAAGTTTTTTCTATCTCTTTTAGTAGATCTGGTAATACATCCATTTTTTCTTTTAAATTAAAGATAGAATTTTTAATTGCTGTAATTTTTTCTTGTGCTTCAATATATTTACCTGTAGATGTCAATAATTTGAAGTCATCTAATTGAGGAGCAAGTTCTTTAATATTTTGCTCATATTGATCAGCTGCTGCTCCATACTGATGTCTTTTAGCTAAAAGTTCACGATTAAGCTCTTTATACTCTGCAACAATTTCTTCATAAACTTCTCTATTTTTAGGTTCAACTTCTTTAAGTTCTTTAATTTCTCGTCGAATCTCTGCAATTCTATCTTTTATACTTGCAATTAGTTCACCGCTATTCATTATTACTTCATCAGCACGTTTAAAATTAAATTTATCTATATAGCTTTCAGCATTATAAAGATCACGATCTAATTCTTCTATATCAATACTTTGAATTTCATACCATTCACTTTCCCACTTAGTATAAAGTTTTTCTGCTTTTCCTGCTATCTCTAATGCTTTTACTTGTTTCAAATCATCAGACAATGTTTCTCTTTCTAGCTCATCTTTCATAACTAAAAGAGGGTATAAATCTTGTTTTTTTCTATTTCTAAAGATGAATAGAGCCACTACTCCTCCAAGAATAAGAACACATACAAATAAAAATATATATGTCATATATCTTCCCCCTGAAATTTTTATTAAATTTTACGTTTATTAATACAATAAATACTAACAAAATTATACCATTTTTAGCGTAAAAAACAAAGTATTTCAACCATTTTTTTGAAATTTTTTTGAATTTTTATTTCAGAACTATTAAAATTTATTTCGCATCTTCCCTTAAATCTTATATAGTCATTTCACTTTATTTTTTTTTCTTAATATGCGAAAATAAGATAAATAAATTTAGCGAGGTTTCATATGAATATTATTACAGATAAATCTTTATTTATTAAACAAGCAAATTCACTTATTATCAATGAGAAAAATTTGATTACTAATCTTTCTAATCTTTCTGCATTATACAAAGAATACTTGCCCAATACTAACTGGGTTGGTTTCTATATAGTAGATAAAGAACAAAACAATCTAGTCTTAGGTCCGTTTCAAGGAAAAGTCGCATGTACGCGTATTCCTTTCAATAAGGGAGTCTGTGGGCATTGCTATACAACAAAAGAAGCAATTTATGTAAAAGATGTTCATCAATTTCCTGGACACATAGCTTGTGATAGTGCAACTAACAGTGAGCTTGTAATTCCTATTATACAAAATAATGAAGTTGTTGCACTTCTTGATATTGATTCTATTGAATTTGATAGATTCTCTCCTGAAGAAGTCTTGGTATTCAATGAGGTAACAAAACAAATTTTTGAAAACATAAAATTTTAAAATAGCAAAGAGGTTTAACTTCATTTAGAAGTAAACCTCTTTTTTTAATATTAATCGATAATTCCTTTAAATTTAAGGTAGTTCTCATAATCCATTTCTTTATTAATTGCTCCTTCTGGAGTAAGTTCAATTACTCTATTAGCAATTGTTTGAATAAATTCATAGTCATGAGATGTAAAGAATACTGAACCTTTAAATGCGATAATTCCTTCATTAACCGCAGTAATTGACTCTAAATCAAGGTGGTTAGTAGGTTCATCTAAAAGAATAACGTTAGCTTTAGATAACATCATTTTAGACAGCATACAACGCATTTTTTCTCCCCCAGAAAGTACATGAGCACGTTTTAGTGCCTCTTCTCCTGAGAATAACATTCTTCCTAAGAACGAACGTAGATATGCTTCACTTTCTTCTTCCGGAGAAGCATATTGACGTAACCATTCTACTAATGAAAGCTTCAATCCTTCAAAATATTCTGTATTATCTTTTGGCATATAACTACGTGAGGTAGTAATTCCCCATTTTACAGTTCCACTATCTGGTTCAATCTCACCTGCTAAAATTTTAAGAAGTGTAGTTTTAGCTACTTCATCTCCTAAAAGAATAGCTTTATCGTTAGGATTAACTGTAAAACTCACATTGTTTAAAACTTCTTTTCCTTCAATTGTTTTACTTACACCATCTACGATTAATAAATCATTACCGATTTCACGATCTGGAGTAAAGCGCACATATGGATAACGTCGACTACTTGGTTTAATATCGTCAAGCGTAATTTTGTCAAGCATTTTCTTTCTACTTGTTGCTTGTTTTGATTTCGAAGCATTTGCTGAGAAACGAGCAATAAACTCTTGAAGTTCTTTAATTTTTTCTTCTTTTTTCTTATTAGAATCTTCCATCATACGACGTGCAAGTTGGCTTGATTGATACCAGAAATCATAGTTACCAACGTACAGTTGAATTTTTCCAAAATCTAAATCACAAATATGTGTACAAATATTATTTAAAAAGTGACGATCATGACTGACTACAATAACTGTATTTTCAAAGTTAATTAAAAATTCTTCAAGCCACTTAATGGCTGCAATGTCAAGTCCATTGGTAGGCTCATCTAGCAATAGAACATCTGGGTTTCCGAATAACGCTTGAGCTAAAAGTACTTTTACCTTAATTGCATTATCTAATTCTCCCATAAGCAGAACATGATACTCTACAGAAATACCTAAGCCTTCTAAAAGTTGAGCCGCATCACTCTCAGCACTCCAACCGTCCATTTCAGCGAACTCACCTTCAAGTTCTGCTGCAATGATACCATCTTCTTCTGTAAATGGATCTTTCATATAAATTTCATTTTTGCGTTTCATAACATCCCAAAGACGCTCATGTCCCATCATTACAACATCAATAACTCTATCTTCTTCATAAGCAAAGTGATTTTGACGAAGTACCGCAAGTCGTTCACCTTTTCCTAATGATACGTGACCTTGTTGTGAATCAATTTCACCAGATAATAATTTTAAAAATGTTGTCTTACCTGCTCCGTTAGCACCAATCAGCCCATAGCAGTTACCATTTGTAAATTTTATATTTACATCTTCAAATAGTTTTCTATCTGCAAAACGCAAACCTAAATTTGTTACTTGTAACATTACATTCTCCTCTAATTTTATTCAATCATAGGACAAACTGCCTAACACCTTTAGTCAGCTTCCCTATACTTTATTCTTCTTCTTTTTGACTTACACTTGCAATTAGACTTTCAATATGTAAAGCATACTCAGCTGTTTTATCATATTCGAAAATCAATTCTGGAAACTTACGAATCTTTATTTTTTTAGCAACTTCGCTTTTAACGAATCCTTTTATTTTTTTAAACGATTCTTTAGTTTTTTCTTTTTCGCGTTCTCCACCTAGAACTGTGTAGTACACTTTTGCTTGAGAATAATCTCCTGTCAAAGTTACTTCTGTAACAGTAACAAATCCTAAATCATGATTTTTAACTTTTGTTGCTAAAACATAAGTAATTTCTTTTTTGATTTGTTCTGCAAGTCTATTAACTCTTAATTCTGACATTAGTTTCTCCTCCTATTTTTTTACTTCTTCCATGATGTAAACTTCAAAGACATCTCCTTCTTTAATATCATTAAAGTTTTCAACAGTCATACCGCATTCATAACCACTTTGAACTTCTTTTACATCATCTTTAAATCTTCTTAGTGTATCAATTTCACCTTCGTAAATTACAACACTATCACGGATTACACGTACTTTACCATCACGAGAAACTTTACCTTCTGTAACATAAGCACCAGCGATTGTTCCAATTTTTGATACTTTATATACTTGACGAACTTCTGCAAGACCTATTACTTTTTCTACAAATTCTGGATCTAATAATCCTGTCATAGCTGCTTCGATTTCTTCGATTACTTTATAGATAATACTATGTAAACGAATATCTACTTGTTCAGTTGCTGCCATTTGCTTAGCGTTATTATCAGGACGAACGTTGAATCCAATTACTACGGCACTAGATGCAACAGCAAGAGTAATATCAGATTCATTGATTGCTCCTACTCCAGTGTGGATAATACGCACGTTGACACCTTCTACATCAATTTTCGCTAATGACATGGCAAGTGCTTCAACTGAACCTTGAACATCTGCTTTTATAATAATGTTAAGATCTTTCATCTCACCTTGTTTCATTTGTTCAAATAGCGTATCAAGTGATACTGCTGAGTTAGCTTGACGTGTAGTTTCAATATATTGTTGTTGACGTTTTTCTCCAATTTGACGCGCTGTTTTTTCATCACCGAATACTACAAAACGATCTCCTGCATTTGGTACGTCTTGAAGACCAGTTATTTCTACTGGTGTAGATGGTTTAGCAGTATGGATATTTTTACTACGATCGTTAATCATAGCACGAACACGCCCGTATGTATTACCTACTACTAACGGATCTCCTACATTAAGAGTACCATTTTGTACTAGTAATGTTGCAACTACTCCACGCCCTTTGTCAAGTTTAGCTTCAATGACAGTACCTAGTGCTAGACGGTTTGGATTGGCTTTTAACTCTTGCATTTCTGTAACTAATAAAATATTTTCTAATAGTTCATCAATACCCTCACCTTTCAGAGCTGAAATAGGAACAAAGATTGTATCTCCACCCCACTCTTCAGAAATAAGTCCATATTCTACAAGTTCATTCATAACTCGGTCTGGATTTGCTTGAGGTTTATCCATTTTATTAACAGCAACAATAATAGGTACATCTGCTGCTTTAGCATGGTTAATAGCTTCTATTGTTTGAGGCATTACCCCATCATCAGCAGCCACTACTAAAATTGTTACGTCAGTAATTTTTGCTCCACGTGCACGCATAGTTGTAAACGCAGCGTGTCCTGGTGTATCTAAAAATGTAATTTTCTTATCTTTAGTACGAACTTGATAAGCACCAATATGTTGAGTGATACCCCCTGCTTCTCCTGCAGTTACACGTGTGTTTCTAATTGTATCTAATAAAGTTGTTTTCCCATGGTCAACATGCCCCATTATTGTAACAATTGGAGCTCTTTCTTTAAGATTTTTTTCTTCATCTTCAACTTCAAAGTATAAATCTAAATCTTCTTTATTGATTTCTACTTCTTCTTGAATTTCTTTTCCATAATCCATAGCAATTAATTCAATTTGCTCTAAAGTAAGAGATTGATTGATATTTGCCATAATTTTAAGTTCCATAAATAACTTTTTAATTAATTCAGTTGAATTTACTGATAGTACTTCTGAAAGTTCTCCTACGGTCATACCATCTCTTACTAAGATAGTGTCTTCTGAAATTGTTTCTTCTGTAGGTGCTTCAATAATTGCAGGCTGCTGTTTATTAGATTTTTTATTTTTTTCTTTTTTATTTTTTTTCTTTTTATGTTTTTTAGTATCACTTTGATTTTTATTACTAGCAACTTTTTCTGCTTTTGGTTCTTCTTTTTTAGCTTTGAAGATGCTATCAAGTTTGGCTAACCCCTCTTCCGTTAACATTGACATATGGTTAGACACTTCAATTTCAGATTCTCTTAAAACTTTAATTATATCTTTTGACTGTTTACCAATCTCTTTAGCATATTCATATACTCTGACTTTTTTCATTACAATCTTCCTCCTTCTTCTAATAGTTGTTTAAACTTTTTTATAAACCCATCATCAGTCATACCAAGTGCGACACGATTATCTCGTCCAATTGCTCTACTTATATTTTCAATATCTGAAAATTCGATGTGATTAACACCATAAAACGTCGCTTTATCTATCAATTTTTTCTTTGTATTAATACCGCAATCTTGTGCTATGACTAATAATTTTATCTTTTTATTCTTTAAATTTTTTGTGATTAAATCTTCGCCTGTTATAAGTTTACCTGCTCTTTGCATTAAACCAAATAAATTATATATTTTTAACATTATTTTTGTGGAATAGACTTTCTATATATTAATCTAATTACTTCGTTGTAAATAGGCTCCATAATTTCTGGAGTAGTTGAAAAGAATTTCTCAAGTAATTTTTTATCTTTTGCATTATTAATTACTTCCAAATCTGATACAACATATGCTCCGCGCCCAGCTTTTTTTCCTGTTGGATCTACCGAAATTTCTCCTTCTTTATTTTTTACTATTCTTAGTAAATCTTTTTTCGGAAACATCTCGTTGGTTAGTATACATTTTCTTGTTGGTATTTTTCTTTTTTTCATCTTAACACCTCACTACTCAGCTGCTTTAATGTCAATTTTCCATCCAGTTAATCTTGCTGCTAAGCGAACGTTTTGACCTTTTTTCCCTATTGCAAGAGATAGTTGATCTTCTTTAACTTTAACATTAGCAATTTTTTCTTCTTCATCTATAATGATTTCTTCTACTTTAGCAGGTGCTAATGCATTAGTAATAAATTTCACAGGATCAGCATCCCATGTAATGATATCAATCTTCTCACCGTTTAATTCATCAACGATACGATTAACACGGTCTCCTTTATTACCTACACATGCACCAACTGGATCAACATTTTTGTCTTCTGAAAAAACGGCAAGTTTAGTTCTTTCGCCAGCTTCACGAGACACACTCTTAATTTCTACTGTTCCACTATAGATTTCAGGAACTTCCATTTCGAATAATCTTCTAATAAATTCAGGATGTGATCTAGATGCCAGAACATGCGGCTTACTACCACGGCTTGGGTTATCTACTTTAGCTATATAAACTTTTATAGGTGTTTGTGGTACATAATTTTCACCAGGAACTCTTTCATTCTCTCCTAAAATAGCCTCAATTTTTCCAAGTTTCACATATACATAGCGTGTATCAATTCTGTCTACAGTACCTGAAAGGATTTCTCCTTCATATTCACTATATTCTTTAAATAAGATTTCTTTTTCTGCTTCACGAAGTCTTTGTAATAGCGCTTGTTTAGCTGCTTGAGCTCCAACACGACCAAAGTCATCTGGAAGATCTACTACCTCATAGATATCACCAACTTCATACGCTGGATTTATTTTTAATGCATCCTCTAAAGCAAATTCAATTCTATCATCATATACTTCTTCTACAACATCTTTTCTAATGATAAATTTATAATCACCTGTAGCACGATTAAAATCTACTCTTACATTCTTTGCAGCGTTAAAATTCTTTTTGTATGCTGATAATAGAGCTAATTCAATAGCTTCTACTAGTATATCTTCTGCAATACCTTTTTCTTGTTCAATTAATTTAATAGCTTTAAGCAAATCCTTGCTCATTGTTCTTTTCTCCTTTAAAAATTAAAATTTAACAGCTAATCTAATCTTAGCAATTTTCTCATAACTAATTGTTGATTTCTTTACTCTTGCTTTATCTTTATATTCAATAGTAATTTCTTTATCTTCAACATCTAAGATGTCACCATAAAATTCTTTCTGGTTATCTACCTTCTCATAAGTTTTGATATATACATGCTTACCTATTGAATCGATAACTTCTTCCAGATTTCTTAACTCACGTTCTATACCTGGTGAAGAAACTTCAAGATAATACTTGTCGCTTATAAAATCCTCTTTATCCAATTCTTCTGCTAGTTTTTCACTTAGAAGTACACAATCATCTAGTGTTAAACCACCATCTTTATCGAAGTAAATGCGTAAGAAGAATTCACTACCTTCTTTTACATATTCTACATCATAAAGTGAATATACTGTATCTTTTGTTTGCTCATCTGCAATAGCTTTTACTCTTTGTACTATACTCATATTACACCTCTTTCTTAAATCTAAAATTGCAATATAAAAAAGTGGAGAACTTTCAAAATTCACCACCCTTTCGGTAATTTATTTCAATGTAGTTACATTGTATCACAATAAATAAGAGAAATCAATTAATTTGTCTTACTTATCACGAATAACTTCAATCTTATATCCATCTGGATCTTTGATAAAGTAATAACTTGGCGGGAATCCTGGTAAACCTTTTAAATCTGTAATATCGTATCCTGCCTCTTTATGTTTCTCATATAAACCTTCTAAATCAGAAACTGAAATTGCAATATGACCGTAACCATCTCCTAAATCATATGAACCATGATCATAATTATAAGTTAACTCTAATTCATAATCAGAACCTGGTAAAGTCAAATATACTAAAGTAAATTTATATTCTTTAAAATCTCTTTCTCTACTTACTTTAAAATCAAATGCTTCCGTATAAAACTTAATTGATTTTTCTAAATCAGCAACTCTATAACAAGTATGCGCCATAGTTTGAACCATAATCTCACCTCAAAAATCTTTTTATAATATTGTCCACGCAAAACCTATAGCTCCAATCCCAAGATGAGTTGATACTACAGGAGTAATTGCGTCTATTTCGACATTAACATTAGGATAAACTTCTTTCATATAATTTTTAATTTCTTCCGCCTTCTCTAAAGCATCTACATGAAGAATACATACAGATATGTTTTCATCCTTGTGTTGTCGATAAAATTCATCAAATAATTCATAAATTCTTAATACAACTTTTTTATAAGTACGTATTTTTTGGAATGGTACGATTACCTTATCCTCAAAATGTAATAAAGGTTTAACTTGTAATAAGTTACCAACTATAGCCTGTGCACCGCTTAAGCGCCCACTACGTTGTAAGTGTGATAAGTCATCAGCCATAAAATATGCTTTTGAAACTTTTTTCATTTCATCTAATGCAGTAATAATTTCTTTAGAACTCTTACCTTCTTTTATTAGTCCAGCCGCTTTAATTGCATAATATCCTTCAGGATGACATGCAACTTCTGAATCAAATGGATGAACATTAATACCATCAACCATAAGATCAGCTACAGAGTATGATGAAAATGTTCCACTTATACCACTAGATAGTGCTATAGCAATAACATCTGTATAACCTTCTTCTTTTAATTTTTCTAAGCATGAAACAACTTCCCCAATTGCTGGTTGAGAGGTTGTTGGAAAAGAATTATTAGGATCCTTTAAATAATCATAGTATTTATCAAGAGGCATATCAATAACCTCTTTATAAGAATTTCCATCAATAACTATATTTAAATAAACCGTTCTAATATTTAATTCTTTTGTTAATTCACCTGGTAAATATGCTGTCGAATCCATTACAATAGCTATTTTTTCCACACTCATACCTACTATTTTACAATAGCTTTTCCTTTCCTAGAATTTTTCAATATTATACAGTTCTAATTCAACTTTTGTTTCTCTACCCATAAGTTCGATCATTACATCTGCTTTGTAGTTATTAAGGTCTATATTCACCACTTTACCTTCCATATCTACAAATGGCCCAGAAATAACACGAACATGGTCTCCTACTTCGATATCTACATCAACAACGCTTGAAAGCCCCATTTGTTGTAAAATAAAATTGATTTCTTCTGGAAGTAATGGACTTGGTTTTGAACCCCCACCATGTGAACCTACAAATCCAGTTACACCTGGTGTATTTCTAACTACAAACCAAGAGTCATCAGTCATAACAAGTTCAACTAGAACATATCCAGGGAAAGTTTTTCTATTTACTTCTTTTCTTTTTCCTGTTGGTGTTATAATAGTTTCTTTTTCTTCTGGAACAACAATTCTAAATATTTTATCTTCCATATTCAAAGATTCAACACGTTTTTCAATATTATCTTTTACTTTATTTTCATAACCAGAGTATGTATGAATTACGTACCACTCTTTGTTTACTGTATCACTCATAATAACCTCTCTTACTTACTAAAATGTCTAATTCCAGCAGTTATTCCTAAATCTACCACATAACTGAACAACATTAATATTCCTACAACTACTATAACTATAAGAGTTTTTCTAACAAGTTCGTTAAATGTTGGCCAACTTACTTTTTTCATTTCTGAAACAACTTTTTTTAAAAATCTTAACACTAGTGAATTCTCCTCTCATACAAATTTAATTCTTTCATTGTACATTTTATAAATTATACCATAGCACAATTCATAAATCTATAAAATTTCAAATAAAAATAAGTACACTTGTACAATATATTATTGTAACATTTATTAAGAAACTTTTCAAATATATATCTTAAAATTGCTAAATAAACATTTAAAAATCTTGAGAGAAATATATTTCAATAATTGTATTACAAAATTATATTTATTATTTCTCTCAAGAAATACTTATTTATTTTATTAAATCATATGTTGCTACCAAGGTGTTTCTCATTAACATAGTAATTGTTAATGGCCCAACCCCACCAGGCACTGGAGATATGTACTTAACTTTCCCCATAAAGTTTTCAAGATTTACATCTCCAACTAACTTGCCATCTTTGTAGTTATTACCTACATCAATAATAGTAACTGTTTCTTTTACTTTTTCTTCTCCAGTTAAAAAGTGTGCAGAACCCACACAACTAACAATAATATCAGCTTGTTCTAATAAACTATCAAGATTTTTAGTTTTTGAGTGTGCTGTTATCACAGTTGCATTATTTTGAAGCAATAATGTAGATATAGGTTTTCCTACAATATTACTTCTTCCTATTACTAATGCTAACTTTCCATCAATTTCATCACCAGTAGATTTTATCATTTCTAAAATACCAAGAGGTGTACATGGAATTAGTTTTGCTTCTCCAATAACTAACTTTCCTACATTAATAGGATGAAAACCATCAACATCTTTTTGCGGGCTTACCGCATTTAAAATTTGTTCTGCATCGATATGTTTAGGTAATGGTAATTGAACTAAAATACCATGTACATTATCATCATTATTTAATTTCTCAATTTCATTTAAAAGGCTAGCAGTAGAAATATTTTCATCTAATTCTATTTTAACAGAATTAATGTTATTTTCTAAACATGCTTTATGCTTTGAATTAACATAACTTTTAGAAGCCTTATTATCTCCTACTAAAACTACCGCTAACGTTGGAATTATACCTTTTTGTTGAAGAATTGTTGCTTCTTCTTTTATCTCAGCGCGTAATTTTTTAGCAAGATCAGTACCGCTTATAATTTTTGTCATTATTTTTTCCTTCCTAATCTCAATTTTGCTTTAGATTGATTTTCCGTACCATTCAATAATCTTTGAATATTTTTCTTATGCATATATATAACAAAAATACACATTACAATCATAACCCACTTATCAACACCTGTTTCAAAAATAGCTAAGTAAACTATAGAAGTTAAACAGATTAAAATACTCCCTAAAGAAACATATCCAGTGATAAATAGTGTTGAGAAAAATATTACAAGTAAAAGTGCGCTCAAAGCTGGATAAAGAAAAATAAATACTCCTGAGCCAGTTGCAACTGCTTTTCCTCCTTTAAAGTTTGCAAAGATAGGATAAACATGTCCTATCATTGCAAATGCTCCAAAAATAGAGAGAAATTCTACTTTTCCTAGACTTAACGTAGGTAAAAACGTTGCAAAAATTCCTTTAGATATATCTAAAATAAACACCATGACTCCTGCTTTTTTTCCAAGACATCTAAATGTATTTGTTGTTCCTAAATTTCCGCTCCCCATAGTACGAATATCTGTATTATAAAATAGTTTCCCAATAATTAAAGCAAATGGGATAGCACCTATTAAATATGCAATAGCACAAAACAATAAAACTTGTGTAATCATATATTCTCCTATCTTATTATAGCTCCATACTCTGTCAACGCTGCAAGAACTTTTTCATGAACAGCTGTTACTTCTTCATCAGTTAATGTTTTTTCTTTATCGCTATATGTAATTGTTAATGCTAGAGACTTTTTACCAGCCACTAATTCTAAGCCTACATATAAGTCAAATAATTCTATATTTGTTATTAATTTACTATTTACACTTTCGATTGCATTATAAATATTTTGATATTCATCTTCCAAATCAACTAGCATCGCAATATCACGAGTTATTTCAGGATACTTAGTTACTTCTTCATACTTAGGTTTTACTTTTTCTTCTGAAATAACTTTATCTAAATTAATTTCAAAAACATAAGTTCTATTAAGT comes from the Gemella morbillorum genome and includes:
- the rimP gene encoding ribosome maturation factor RimP codes for the protein MSIVQRVKAIADEQTKDTVYSLYDVEYVKEGSEFFLRIYFDKDGGLTLDDCVLLSEKLAEELDKEDFISDKYYLEVSSPGIERELRNLEEVIDSIGKHVYIKTYEKVDNQKEFYGDILDVEDKEITIEYKDKARVKKSTISYEKIAKIRLAVKF
- a CDS encoding VOC family protein — encoded protein: MVQTMAHTCYRVADLEKSIKFYTEAFDFKVSRERDFKEYKFTLVYLTLPGSDYELELTYNYDHGSYDLGDGYGHIAISVSDLEGLYEKHKEAGYDITDLKGLPGFPPSYYFIKDPDGYKIEVIRDK
- a CDS encoding DegV family protein — encoded protein: MSVEKIAIVMDSTAYLPGELTKELNIRTVYLNIVIDGNSYKEVIDMPLDKYYDYLKDPNNSFPTTSQPAIGEVVSCLEKLKEEGYTDVIAIALSSGISGTFSSYSVADLMVDGINVHPFDSEVACHPEGYYAIKAAGLIKEGKSSKEIITALDEMKKVSKAYFMADDLSHLQRSGRLSGAQAIVGNLLQVKPLLHFEDKVIVPFQKIRTYKKVVLRIYELFDEFYRQHKDENISVCILHVDALEKAEEIKNYMKEVYPNVNVEIDAITPVVSTHLGIGAIGFAWTIL
- the nusG gene encoding transcription termination/antitermination protein NusG gives rise to the protein MSDTVNKEWYVIHTYSGYENKVKDNIEKRVESLNMEDKIFRIVVPEEKETIITPTGKRKEVNRKTFPGYVLVELVMTDDSWFVVRNTPGVTGFVGSHGGGSKPSPLLPEEINFILQQMGLSSVVDVDIEVGDHVRVISGPFVDMEGKVVNIDLNNYKADVMIELMGRETKVELELYNIEKF
- the secE gene encoding preprotein translocase subunit SecE, whose protein sequence is MLRFLKKVVSEMKKVSWPTFNELVRKTLIVIVVVGILMLFSYVVDLGITAGIRHFSK
- a CDS encoding bifunctional 5,10-methylenetetrahydrofolate dehydrogenase/5,10-methenyltetrahydrofolate cyclohydrolase is translated as MTKIISGTDLAKKLRAEIKEEATILQQKGIIPTLAVVLVGDNKASKSYVNSKHKACLENNINSVKIELDENISTASLLNEIEKLNNDDNVHGILVQLPLPKHIDAEQILNAVSPQKDVDGFHPINVGKLVIGEAKLIPCTPLGILEMIKSTGDEIDGKLALVIGRSNIVGKPISTLLLQNNATVITAHSKTKNLDSLLEQADIIVSCVGSAHFLTGEEKVKETVTIIDVGNNYKDGKLVGDVNLENFMGKVKYISPVPGGVGPLTITMLMRNTLVATYDLIK
- the plsY gene encoding glycerol-3-phosphate 1-O-acyltransferase PlsY, giving the protein MITQVLLFCAIAYLIGAIPFALIIGKLFYNTDIRTMGSGNLGTTNTFRCLGKKAGVMVFILDISKGIFATFLPTLSLGKVEFLSIFGAFAMIGHVYPIFANFKGGKAVATGSGVFIFLYPALSALLLVIFFSTLFITGYVSLGSILICLTSIVYLAIFETGVDKWVMIVMCIFVIYMHKKNIQRLLNGTENQSKAKLRLGRKK